The Brenneria rubrifaciens genome has a window encoding:
- the folP gene encoding dihydropteroate synthase: MQLIARGSTLDLSRPNVMGILNVTPDSFSDGGKHNTVDTAVCHAQEMIAAGATLIDIGGESTRPGAGEVSTEEELERVVPVVEALSKRFDTWISVDTSKPEVITASAQAGAYLINDVRALQEPGALEAAAATGLPVCLMHMQGLPKTMQHNPHYDDLMLEIGDFLQRHIDRCVNGNIQKSKLLLDPGFGFGKNLAHNYELLARLGELHRFGLPLLVGMSRKSMIGQLLKVPPLQRVQGSVACAVIAAMQGAQIIRVHDVKETVDAMRIVEATLAAKE, translated from the coding sequence ATGCAATTGATCGCCAGAGGATCAACCTTAGATCTTTCTCGCCCTAATGTGATGGGGATTCTCAATGTCACACCCGACTCATTTTCTGATGGCGGTAAGCACAATACCGTAGATACTGCTGTGTGTCATGCTCAGGAGATGATTGCCGCTGGTGCCACATTGATCGATATTGGCGGGGAGTCGACTCGGCCTGGCGCAGGGGAAGTCAGTACTGAAGAGGAACTGGAAAGAGTGGTGCCAGTGGTTGAAGCGTTGTCTAAGCGTTTTGACACATGGATCTCTGTCGATACCTCAAAACCTGAAGTTATCACTGCTTCCGCTCAGGCTGGGGCATACCTCATCAATGATGTTCGAGCGTTGCAGGAGCCTGGTGCGTTAGAGGCGGCGGCGGCAACGGGATTGCCTGTCTGTCTGATGCACATGCAGGGATTGCCGAAAACCATGCAGCATAATCCACACTACGACGATTTGATGTTAGAAATTGGGGATTTTTTACAGCGGCATATTGATCGTTGTGTGAACGGCAATATTCAGAAAAGTAAGCTATTACTGGACCCTGGATTCGGATTTGGTAAGAATCTGGCTCATAATTATGAACTTCTGGCTCGTTTGGGGGAATTGCATCGTTTTGGGCTACCCCTGCTGGTTGGGATGTCCAGAAAATCTATGATTGGACAATTACTCAAAGTCCCCCCATTACAACGTGTCCAGGGCAGCGTGGCGTGTGCGGTCATTGCAGCGATGCAGGGCGCACAAATCATCCGGGTTCACGATGTGAAAGAAACAGTCGATGCTATGCGCATTGTTGAAGCTACTCTTGCAGCGAAGGAATAG
- the glmM gene encoding phosphoglucosamine mutase, producing the protein MSNRKYFGTDGVRGKVGDTPITPDFVLKLGWAAGKVLARHGSRKIIIGKDTRISGYMLESALEAGLAAAGLSASFTGPMPTPAVAYLTRTFRAEAGIVISASHNPYYDNGIKFFSIDGTKLPDDVEEAIEAEMEKPLTCVESAELGKANRIVDAAGRYIEFCKGTFPSELSLSGLKIVVDCANGATYHIAPSVLRELGAKVIPIGCEPDGMNINKDCGATDVRQLQTRVLAEKADVGLAFDGDGDRLIMVDHLGNKVDGDQILYIIAREGLRQGQLRGGAVGTLMSNMGLELALKQLGIPFARAKVGDRYVLEMMQAKGWRIGAENSGHVILLDKTTTGDGVIAGLQVLTAMVRNHMSLHDLCSGMTLFPQILVNVRFSGEHDPLEDKTVQQVTQAVEKELTGRGRVLLRKSGTEPLIRVMVEGEHEATVIGLANRIAEAVKTVG; encoded by the coding sequence ATGAGTAACCGCAAATATTTTGGGACGGATGGTGTGCGTGGCAAGGTTGGCGATACACCCATTACGCCTGATTTTGTGCTGAAACTTGGCTGGGCCGCAGGTAAGGTTTTAGCGCGTCATGGTTCGCGTAAAATCATTATCGGTAAAGACACCCGAATTTCCGGTTATATGCTGGAGTCCGCCCTCGAGGCTGGTCTTGCGGCGGCTGGTTTGTCTGCTTCTTTTACCGGCCCAATGCCCACACCTGCGGTTGCTTACCTTACTCGTACCTTCAGAGCGGAAGCGGGAATTGTTATCTCTGCTTCACACAACCCTTATTATGACAACGGCATTAAGTTCTTCTCTATCGACGGGACCAAGTTGCCTGATGATGTGGAAGAAGCAATAGAAGCCGAGATGGAAAAACCGCTGACCTGTGTGGAATCAGCGGAGTTGGGTAAGGCAAATCGTATTGTTGATGCAGCAGGACGCTATATTGAGTTTTGCAAAGGGACGTTTCCGAGCGAGCTTAGCCTTAGCGGACTGAAAATCGTGGTTGACTGTGCGAATGGCGCCACATACCACATCGCGCCAAGTGTGTTACGCGAACTCGGTGCTAAAGTAATCCCCATCGGCTGTGAGCCGGATGGTATGAACATCAATAAAGATTGCGGCGCGACGGATGTCAGACAGTTGCAGACTCGTGTTTTGGCTGAAAAAGCGGATGTCGGACTGGCATTTGATGGAGATGGTGATCGCTTGATCATGGTGGATCATCTTGGCAACAAGGTGGATGGCGATCAGATTCTTTATATCATCGCCCGTGAAGGTTTGCGTCAGGGACAATTGCGCGGCGGTGCTGTTGGCACCTTGATGAGCAACATGGGGCTGGAGCTTGCATTGAAGCAACTAGGTATTCCCTTTGCCCGTGCGAAAGTCGGTGATCGCTATGTGTTGGAAATGATGCAGGCAAAAGGCTGGCGTATCGGTGCTGAAAACTCCGGTCACGTTATTCTGTTGGATAAAACCACCACAGGTGATGGCGTGATCGCTGGCCTGCAAGTGCTGACGGCGATGGTCAGAAACCACATGAGCCTGCATGATTTATGCAGTGGTATGACGTTGTTCCCGCAGATTCTGGTTAATGTACGTTTTTCCGGTGAGCATGACCCTCTTGAAGACAAAACAGTCCAACAGGTGACACAAGCTGTCGAAAAAGAGCTTACCGGTCGCGGACGGGTTCTGTTGCGTAAATCGGGTACTGAACCGCTGATTCGCGTCATGGTTGAAGGGGAGCATGAAGCAACGGTTATCGGCCTGGCGAATCGAATTGCGGAGGCCGTAAAGACGGTAGGTTAA
- the secG gene encoding preprotein translocase subunit SecG: MYEALLVIFLLVAIVLVALIMLQQGKGADMGASFGAGASATLFGSSGSGNFMTRTTAILAALFFIISLVLGNMSSQQKKGGVWDNLSQPENTEQTTMPAEPAAPTSDIPK; this comes from the coding sequence ATGTACGAAGCTCTTTTAGTCATTTTCCTGTTGGTCGCGATCGTGCTTGTTGCTTTGATTATGCTACAGCAAGGTAAAGGTGCTGATATGGGCGCTTCGTTCGGAGCAGGTGCTTCCGCCACTTTGTTCGGTTCGAGCGGTTCCGGTAACTTTATGACTCGCACGACGGCGATACTGGCGGCACTGTTTTTCATTATCAGTCTCGTCTTGGGGAACATGAGTTCGCAGCAGAAGAAAGGCGGTGTCTGGGATAATCTGAGCCAGCCAGAGAATACAGAGCAGACTACAATGCCTGCCGAACCTGCTGCACCGACTAGCGATATTCCGAAATAA
- the rimP gene encoding ribosome maturation factor RimP, protein MSTLEQKLTAMISAPVEALGYQLVGIEFIRGRQSTLRIYIDSEDGITVDDCADVSHQVSAVLDVEDPIAVAYNLEVSSPGLERPLFTVEHYVRFIGEEATVVLRMAVQNRRKWQGVIKAVDGEMITIIVEGKDEVFALSNIQKANLVPHF, encoded by the coding sequence TTGTCCACATTAGAGCAAAAATTAACAGCGATGATTTCAGCACCAGTCGAAGCATTAGGCTATCAATTGGTCGGTATTGAGTTCATCCGGGGTCGCCAATCGACGCTGCGTATTTATATTGATAGTGAAGATGGGATCACTGTTGATGATTGTGCTGATGTCAGCCACCAGGTCAGTGCGGTACTGGATGTTGAGGATCCTATCGCTGTCGCTTATAACCTGGAAGTATCGTCTCCAGGGCTTGAGCGTCCCTTGTTCACGGTAGAACATTATGTGCGTTTCATCGGTGAAGAGGCGACGGTGGTACTGCGCATGGCAGTCCAGAATCGCCGTAAATGGCAGGGCGTTATTAAAGCCGTTGATGGCGAAATGATCACCATAATAGTGGAAGGCAAAGACGAAGTGTTCGCGCTGAGCAATATCCAGAAAGCGAACCTGGTACCCCACTTTTAA